From the Pseudomonadales bacterium genome, one window contains:
- a CDS encoding efflux RND transporter permease subunit translates to MLGLVRIALQRPYTFIVVALLLLIIGPLAALRTPTDILPAIRIPVIATAWQYTGLPPDQMAGRMITQFQRTLSTTVNDIEHMEANSYAGYGIIKVFFQPGVDLAIANAQVTAASQVGIRQMPAGTTPPLILNYEASTVPIIQLALSGKGMSEQSLADIGLNSVRIGLITVPGLAIPYPYGGKSRQVLIDLDPTALQARGLSAQDVANALAAQNLIVPIGKQKIGEFEYTMQLNSAPDAIAELGNLPIRVVNGAMVYIRDVAQVRDGNPPQSNIVHVDGNRSVLMSVLKNGSTSTLAIVDGVKRKLAEITPSLPENLKVELINDQSLFVRAAITGVAVEGVIAAVLTSLMILLFLGSWRATLIIALSIPLSVLGAIIALSLTGETFNIMTLGGLALAIGILVDDATVTIENINWHLEQGKLVETAIMDGARQIVTPAFVSLLCICIVFVPMFFLEGVARFLFVPMAKSVIFAMICSFLLSRTLVPTLANHLLRTHASHTDLHGNDLALPPSRNPLVRFQRRFEAGFERFRDLYRQLLLLALANRRRFVGGFMLLVLASFALVPFLGRNFFPAVDSGQILIHARVPVGTRVEETAAQFARIQAAIRRIIPADEIATLVDNIGLPISSINLTYNNTGVMGSQDGDIQIALKPGHAPTADHVRALREQLPRLFPGVTFSFPPADIVSQILNFGAPAPIDVQIRGNNLDANFDHANLLLSKIRRIPGIADARIQQSRSNPVFRVDLDRTQAQQVGLTTRDVTNSLLVNLAGSSQVAPTFWLNPVNGVSYPIVMQTPQHQLDSLSTLANLPISGPGNSSPQILGALASIERSRSNALVSQYDIQTMVQIHATTQGRDLGAVAKEVRRVIDENAHARPKGSTVVLLGQVNTMELSYSGLLFGLLGAVVLIYLLIVINFQSWSDPFVIICALPAALAGIVWMLFVTYTPLSVPALTGAIMCMGVATANSVLVISFARERLLELGDATAAALDAGFIRFRPVLMTALAMIIGMAPMALGLGEGGEQNAPLGRAVIGGLIFATLATLIFVPVVFSLVHAGAGHDRMPEAATGEAHAR, encoded by the coding sequence ATGCTGGGTCTGGTCCGCATCGCCCTGCAACGGCCCTACACCTTCATAGTGGTAGCGCTGCTGCTGCTGATCATCGGCCCGCTGGCCGCGCTGCGCACCCCCACCGACATTCTGCCGGCAATCCGCATTCCGGTGATCGCGACGGCCTGGCAATACACCGGGTTGCCGCCGGATCAGATGGCGGGGCGCATGATCACACAGTTCCAGCGCACCCTCAGCACCACCGTCAACGACATCGAGCACATGGAGGCCAACTCCTACGCCGGCTACGGCATCATCAAGGTGTTCTTCCAGCCGGGTGTCGATCTGGCGATTGCCAATGCCCAGGTGACGGCAGCCTCGCAGGTGGGGATCCGACAGATGCCGGCCGGCACGACACCGCCGCTGATCCTGAACTACGAAGCCTCGACGGTGCCAATCATCCAGCTGGCGCTCTCGGGCAAGGGAATGTCCGAGCAAAGCCTGGCCGACATCGGGTTGAACAGCGTCCGCATCGGTCTGATCACGGTGCCGGGTCTGGCGATTCCCTACCCCTATGGCGGCAAGAGCCGGCAGGTGCTGATCGATCTCGACCCCACCGCGCTGCAGGCGCGCGGCCTGTCGGCACAGGATGTCGCCAACGCACTGGCGGCACAGAACCTGATCGTGCCGATCGGCAAGCAGAAGATCGGTGAATTCGAATACACCATGCAACTGAACAGCGCGCCCGATGCGATTGCCGAATTGGGCAATCTGCCGATCAGGGTGGTGAATGGTGCGATGGTCTACATCCGCGATGTCGCCCAGGTACGCGATGGCAATCCGCCCCAGAGCAACATCGTCCATGTCGACGGCAACCGCTCGGTGCTGATGTCGGTGCTGAAGAACGGGTCGACCTCGACGCTGGCGATCGTCGATGGGGTCAAGCGCAAGCTGGCCGAAATCACCCCCTCGCTGCCGGAGAACCTGAAGGTCGAACTGATCAACGACCAGTCGCTGTTCGTGCGTGCTGCCATCACCGGCGTGGCGGTCGAAGGCGTGATCGCCGCGGTGCTGACCAGCCTGATGATCCTGCTGTTTCTGGGCAGCTGGCGGGCCACGCTGATCATCGCGCTGTCGATTCCGCTGTCGGTGCTGGGGGCGATCATCGCCCTGTCGCTGACCGGAGAGACCTTCAACATCATGACCCTGGGCGGTCTGGCGCTGGCGATCGGCATTCTGGTCGACGATGCCACCGTGACCATCGAGAACATCAACTGGCACCTCGAACAGGGCAAGCTGGTCGAAACCGCGATCATGGATGGCGCCCGGCAGATCGTCACGCCGGCCTTCGTCTCGCTGCTGTGCATCTGCATCGTCTTCGTGCCGATGTTCTTTCTCGAAGGGGTCGCCCGCTTCCTGTTCGTGCCAATGGCCAAGTCGGTGATCTTTGCGATGATCTGCTCGTTCCTGCTGTCACGCACACTGGTGCCGACGCTGGCCAACCATCTGCTGCGCACCCATGCGTCCCACACCGACCTGCATGGCAACGACCTGGCGCTGCCGCCCTCGCGCAACCCGCTGGTGCGCTTCCAGCGCCGCTTCGAGGCCGGTTTCGAGCGGTTTCGTGACCTCTATCGACAACTCCTGCTGCTGGCATTGGCGAACCGTCGCCGTTTCGTCGGCGGTTTCATGCTGCTGGTGCTGGCCTCCTTTGCCCTGGTGCCCTTTCTGGGCCGCAACTTCTTCCCGGCGGTCGACAGCGGGCAGATTCTGATCCACGCCCGTGTGCCGGTCGGCACCCGGGTCGAAGAGACCGCTGCCCAGTTCGCCAGAATCCAGGCGGCCATCCGCCGCATCATTCCGGCCGATGAGATCGCCACCCTGGTCGACAACATCGGCCTGCCGATCAGCAGCATCAACCTGACCTATAACAACACCGGGGTGATGGGGAGTCAGGATGGCGACATCCAGATCGCCCTGAAGCCGGGACACGCCCCCACGGCCGACCATGTGCGCGCGCTGCGCGAGCAGCTGCCACGGCTGTTTCCCGGCGTCACCTTTTCGTTTCCGCCCGCCGACATCGTCAGCCAGATTCTCAACTTCGGTGCGCCGGCACCGATCGATGTGCAGATTCGCGGCAACAACCTCGATGCCAATTTCGACCATGCCAACCTGCTGCTGAGCAAGATCCGGCGCATTCCCGGCATTGCCGATGCGCGCATCCAGCAGTCACGCAGCAACCCGGTCTTCAGGGTCGATCTCGATCGCACCCAGGCGCAGCAGGTGGGGCTCACCACCCGCGATGTGACCAACAGCCTGCTGGTCAACCTGGCCGGCAGCAGTCAGGTGGCACCCACCTTCTGGCTCAATCCGGTCAATGGCGTCTCCTACCCGATCGTGATGCAGACACCGCAACATCAGCTCGACTCCCTGTCGACACTGGCCAACCTGCCGATCAGCGGACCTGGCAACAGCAGCCCGCAGATTCTCGGGGCGCTGGCCAGCATCGAACGCAGCCGCAGCAATGCGCTGGTGAGCCAATATGACATCCAGACCATGGTGCAGATTCATGCAACCACCCAAGGGCGCGATCTGGGCGCGGTGGCCAAGGAGGTGCGACGCGTCATCGATGAGAACGCCCATGCGCGTCCCAAGGGCAGCACCGTCGTGCTGCTGGGTCAGGTCAATACCATGGAGCTCTCCTACAGTGGCCTGCTGTTCGGCCTGCTGGGCGCCGTGGTGCTGATCTACCTGCTGATCGTCATCAATTTTCAGTCGTGGAGCGACCCCTTCGTCATCATCTGTGCGCTGCCGGCCGCGCTGGCCGGCATCGTCTGGATGCTGTTCGTCACCTACACCCCGCTGTCGGTGCCGGCGCTGACCGGCGCCATCATGTGCATGGGGGTCGCCACCGCCAACAGCGTGCTGGTGATCAGCTTCGCCCGTGAGCGGCTGCTGGAACTGGGCGATGCGACGGCAGCCGCACTCGACGCCGGCTTCATCCGCTTCCGTCCGGTGCTGATGACGGCCCTGGCGATGATCATCGGCATGGCGCCGATGGCGCTCGGTCTGGGCGAAGGCGGTGAGCAGAATGCCCCGCTCGGCCGGGCGGTGATCGGCGGTCTGATCTTCGCCACCCTCGCCACACTGATTTTCGTGCCTGTCGTGTTCAGCCTCGTGCATGCCGGAGCGGGGCATGACCGCATGCCCGAGGCCGCCACTGGAGAAGCCCATGCCCGTTGA
- a CDS encoding efflux RND transporter periplasmic adaptor subunit → MPVDPSTPTLSRTRLRLAALMLLLLAATLVVIGILSRANAEAELKAATEAQAIPTVAVLLPIKSKQASEIELPGRLEAHARAPIHARVAGYLKSWKVDIGSEVKAGQLLAEIETPELDQQLLQARADLASAQANATMAQKSARRWQAMVGSDAVSQQEADEKSNDLMVKQSVVKALQANVERMEVLKGFARIQAPFAGTVTARSTDVGALINPGSSGGAELFVIADTRRLRLYVSVPQNQTAKIGPGTDAQVTVPERPGKRYPAKVEASAQAVQAASGTVLMQLSVDNSAGELLPGSYARVSLALPQAAEGLNIPVSALLFDKSGLRVATVDAENRVRLKTVTLLRDLGKSIDIGTGLTASDRVIESPPDGINEGDPVQIAAPENKSPAEGKPATDGKRDAGKG, encoded by the coding sequence ATGCCCGTTGACCCTTCCACCCCGACGCTGTCGCGCACCCGCTTGCGCCTCGCCGCGCTCATGCTGCTGCTGTTGGCTGCCACGCTGGTGGTGATCGGCATTCTCAGCCGGGCCAACGCCGAAGCCGAGCTGAAAGCCGCGACCGAAGCGCAGGCAATACCCACAGTCGCCGTGCTGCTGCCGATAAAGAGCAAACAGGCCAGCGAGATCGAGCTGCCCGGCCGGCTCGAAGCCCACGCCCGGGCGCCGATCCATGCGCGGGTGGCCGGCTATCTGAAGAGCTGGAAGGTCGACATCGGCAGCGAGGTCAAGGCCGGTCAACTGCTGGCCGAGATCGAAACCCCCGAACTCGACCAGCAGCTGCTGCAGGCGCGGGCCGACCTTGCCAGCGCACAAGCCAATGCCACCATGGCGCAAAAGAGCGCCCGGCGCTGGCAGGCGATGGTCGGTTCCGACGCGGTGTCGCAACAGGAGGCCGACGAAAAGAGCAACGACCTGATGGTCAAGCAGTCGGTGGTCAAGGCGCTGCAGGCCAATGTCGAACGGATGGAGGTACTGAAGGGCTTCGCCCGCATCCAGGCCCCCTTTGCCGGCACGGTCACTGCACGTTCGACCGACGTCGGCGCGCTGATCAACCCCGGCAGCAGTGGCGGCGCGGAGCTGTTCGTGATTGCCGACACCCGGCGGCTGCGGCTCTATGTCAGCGTGCCACAGAATCAGACAGCGAAGATCGGACCGGGCACCGATGCGCAGGTGACGGTGCCCGAACGGCCCGGCAAGCGCTATCCGGCAAAGGTCGAGGCTTCGGCCCAGGCGGTGCAGGCCGCCTCGGGCACGGTGCTGATGCAGCTGAGCGTGGACAACAGCGCCGGTGAACTGCTGCCCGGCAGCTACGCCCGGGTGAGCCTGGCGCTGCCACAGGCGGCGGAAGGGCTCAACATCCCGGTCAGCGCGCTGCTGTTCGACAAGTCCGGGCTGCGCGTCGCCACGGTGGATGCCGAGAACCGGGTCCGGCTGAAAACGGTCACCCTGCTGCGCGATCTCGGCAAGAGCATCGACATCGGCACGGGATTGACGGCCAGCGACCGGGTGATCGAAAGCCCGCCCGATGGCATCAATGAGGGCGATCCGGTGCAGATCGCAGCGCCCGAGAACAAGAGCCCTGCCGAGGGCAAACCAGCGACGGATGGCAAGCGCGATGCCGGCAAGGGCTGA